In Erigeron canadensis isolate Cc75 chromosome 8, C_canadensis_v1, whole genome shotgun sequence, the DNA window GTAAATGCATACCTACATATTTATTCATATGActaaaatttaatgtttatattattCGTTCcaaattttatctatatatatgaattatcttCTTTTAGAAAGTTTTCTAAGTTAAAACTAACAATCATATCGAAATCACATTATTTTAGGAATCAAATTTTTACCAACTAAATATATTCAAACAAGGCATGATACACCATACGCTATACGCCGATAAAcatttatcacataatttaataGGCTATCATAAATGTAACATTCAGAAAAATGTCCCACATCTTTTCCTATTTCGTCCCtttccctttatatatattcctCAAAATCTTAAgtatatcatataaaaattcTATAAATTACCTAATCTTCAGACAATTATCTTAAGAAACAAATCTAagcataatttaaaaaataaaaatatatatgatgataaaaatagtaataaataatataagaggtttgctaaatacagctcttttaaggtgcataaattgtttgtacatttaccatgaaaatcacggacgggcttttaatatgaaaggtacaaatttttttttatgcccGTTAAATACAGACCTCGCATTTCCCATAATATAATATCAAAAAGATAGAAAAATTAACTTACATCAATGAAGTCAACAAGGATACAATTAGGAGTCTTAACAGGTGGCTTAACAAAAGTAAACCTCATCAACTCCTTCATCTTTTCCGGCGTCTGTGGCAGCAACATCTCCGCCGCTTCCTCCAAACTTTTCACCGGAAAAAGCCCATTTTCTAAATCTCTTTCTTCTAAAGAAACACCAGCACAACATATCACAACTCTCtcaactatatctatatattctaCCGCCATTCTATATGCCACAAACCCCCCATAACTTAACCCCACAACTCTCATTTTCCTCACCATATTATTCATCAGCTTTTTTATGGCTTTATATATAGACTCGGCTTGGAACGACTCGGACCGGTCCGGGCGAGTTGAATACGAGTCACCAAAAAAAACCAAGTCAGGAACATAGACATTAAAGTGTTTGACAAATCTTGGGATGATTTCTGGGCCCCACTGCCACATGGCGTTGGCTCCGAAACCATGGAGTAAAAGTAAGTCGGGTCGGGTTGGTTTGTGGGTTTTGGGTATCCAACAGTGGATGACGGTGCCGTCACCGAGGTCTGTTATGGTTGATCGGAGACCGGAAGATGAGAAAGTGGTTCGTAAGCACCAGTTTCTTGATGCTGTGAAACTGAAACATTTTGTCATGTTTTGTTGGTGTGGTGTGTGTAGAATCTTTTAGATTACACACAGTTTGAGGTGTTTTTTAGTATGTTTGTGTGATTGTGtgtgtaataataatatacgaATATGAATTTATACTTTTCTTTTAAGAAGAGAAGAATATGAATATGTGGAGAGAAATTAATGGAGTAGAAAAAGTAGGTCATAAATAATGTGTTTTTGGGTAGGAGTTGAAATGAAAATTTATTGGTGCATGTGGCaattttggtgaacaaatttacGAATactattttggattttttttaaatactttttttaaGTACATTTTTTTAAACGCAACCCGTATCCCAACCATTggtttttggtatctcgaccactACTACTATTTGCAGTgatagtcgctgcaaatagtgtgAGTCCCTTATTTGTAATGGCATATCCGGCAAAGTAATAGCGGACCCTctgtcagtaatcgctgcaaatagttggatatggacaaaacaCCACtttatcgctgcaaatagtcaGGTCGAGATACCAGATTACTGGTCGGGTCACCAGACGCCTTTTTAAATACATGTTTAAGTACAATTACTAATATGCCAGATTCAACTATCATCAATGGTAACCTGCATATTTAATCTCATTCCATTTCGAATTTAGATATTTCAACGTACTAATAGTGCAATTTTCAAATATGGTAGAAGCTTCGCCAATGATCAAACGGGGTAGGCCTATAATGAACACTCCTGGTAGTCGGGAATCAACTCATGATTATTTTCCATCTTCATCTTCAGGTCTTGTGTTAAATATCCATTCATATAGCTACAAAGTTGGTACCAGGAGTAACATTGTTTTTAAAGcgattcattttttatttatttaaggcCCTCAATTGGTGAAACAAGTTCAGAAATCACACAACACAAAGGCTACCAAAGGAAAGCAGAAGATCCAATTTAAGGATCGACAGTTTAACCTCGATGGcacaattacaaataaaaaacacatgcccaaaatattcaatataaatGACATACCAAGAATCGATATGGAAATTTGTGATGAGCTATTGGAAGATTCATATGCAAAACGACATGGATTTTGCACAGGTAATTACACTTCAACCATTCACAACCTCCTTAATTTTGCAATTAGAATTTCGTGCCAAATACGATCTTGGTAACTAAATGTATATTTATGGATAATTTGTTGAAGACTATGTTGATCATGGAGATGCAATATACAAATGCTCAAAGTGTAATGCTATGCTTTGGGAAGCTGAAATGCGCAGAGGTAATGCTAATGGAAAGAAGTCTGCATTTAGTTTATGTTGTAAAGCAGGCACTGTTGAGCTTCCACAACCACCACAACCTCCTGAACAGTTGTTCAATTTGTATAAAGATGACACTCCCAAGGCAAAGAATTTTATGAATAACATTAGAGCATATAACATGATGTTTGCTTTCACATCTATGGGTGGTAAGGTTAACCAAGGCCCATTGAAAGGTAGAGGACCATATGTATTTAGATTACAAGGTCAAAACTTTCATCGAATGGGTAGTTTGCTTGCGGGTCCAGGTGAAGAACCCAAATTTTCAcaactttatataattgattCTGAGAACGAGCTTCAAAATAGAGAAAAAGCTGTCAGGTGAAGAACACATATAAATTCTTGAATACTCTACACCATTATTCTAACATAATGGATTGAGCTAAACGGTTAGTTACTAACATGTTTCCTGTTTCAACAGTTCTGCTTCACATGCCAATAGTGGAAAAAGAAGTGACCTTCAAAGAGATACAATCCTTCTAATCAAAAATATGTTGGATGATTTAAATCCCCTTGTCAAATCGTTCAGGATGGTAAGAGATTGTATCAAAGATAATGAGTGGGAAAATGTAAGTCTCAAGCTTATTGCCACCAGAAAACAAGATGGAAGAACTTACAATTTGCCAACCACATCGGAAGTTGCTGGATTAATAATTGGCGATATTGATTCAGTACTTGATAAACGTGACATTATTGTTCGAACTAATTCTGGTGTGTTGCAAAGA includes these proteins:
- the LOC122578192 gene encoding pimeloyl-[acyl-carrier protein] methyl ester esterase-like: MTKCFSFTASRNWCLRTTFSSSGLRSTITDLGDGTVIHCWIPKTHKPTRPDLLLLHGFGANAMWQWGPEIIPRFVKHFNVYVPDLVFFGDSYSTRPDRSESFQAESIYKAIKKLMNNMVRKMRVVGLSYGGFVAYRMAVEYIDIVERVVICCAGVSLEERDLENGLFPVKSLEEAAEMLLPQTPEKMKELMRFTFVKPPVKTPNCILVDFIDEMNKENVAEKKELVHALAKDRKFSELPKIPQPTLIIWGDKDQVFPMELGYRLKRHLGDNADMVVLKDTGHAYIAEKPKEFYKHLKSFLLPQVPPLPSSTTPTLTPTSTPTPTTPTDTFSVNTTSTTTTPTNTIATTNHHNPLHFQNNGSVTVTT